Proteins found in one Crassostrea angulata isolate pt1a10 chromosome 3, ASM2561291v2, whole genome shotgun sequence genomic segment:
- the LOC128175378 gene encoding uncharacterized protein LOC128175378 encodes MDQGGEVVKSIAKVYVGGLTENVEKYHLEELFERFGLVKTVWIARNPLSRGYAFVTFFDPKHAEEAVKGLNGTALQGSKLKVQLSKNEIVKVENEHKDMDRDPRDHTNQRRHRSRDRNQYMDRKRGRSGDRDRSPMDRKYDDDQDTRDISSPTLDPVVIQESLMLREAVLRSGLSPYSFITNSLLQTAALPSLPLPCMKSPAFGTTLNYMPYPHVVGDTFGDLRRHGDISSQMAGPNIVLQTSRTAPPSVAYTTAMTGIRSPFLQASTAIPTPQYQNRINRTTSSMKPSEFIPSGCTSDPVPQIGVCTSQGNETGYPC; translated from the coding sequence ATGGACCAAGGAGGGGAGGTTGTCAAATCTATTGCCAAAGTGTACGTCGGGGGCTTGACGGAAAACGTGGAGAAATATCATTTGGAGGAGCTATTTGAACGATTTGGGTTAGTTAAAACAGTGTGGATTGCGAGGAATCCTCTTTCTAGGGGATATGCTTTTGTCACATTTTTCGATCCAAAACATGCAGAGGAGGCAGTTAAAGGATTAAACGGCACGGCCCTGCAAGGATCTAAACTGAAGGTGCAGCTgtctaaaaatgaaattgtgaAAGTAGAAAATGAACACAAAGACATGGACAGAGACCCGAGGGACCACACCAACCAGCGGAGACATCGCTCGAGGGACCGGAACCAGTATATGGACCGGAAGCGAGGAAGGTCCGGGGATAGAGATAGATCTCCGATGGACAGGAAGTACGACGATGACCAAGACACACGTGATATCTCATCTCCGACTCTGGACCCCGTAGTGATTCAGGAATCCCTGATGTTACGAGAGGCCGTGCTTCGGTCAGGCCTATCGCCGTATTCCTTCATTACAAACTCCCTTCTCCAAACCGCAGCCCTACCGAGTCTTCCACTTCCGTGTATGAAATCGCCCGCTTTTGGGACAACGTTAAATTACATGCCTTATCCCCACGTTGTGGGCGACACATTCGGTGACTTGCGCCGACACGGAGACATTTCTTCACAAATGGCCGGTCCGAATATTGTTCTACAGACTTCACGAACTGCTCCCCCCTCCGTTGCGTACACTACTGCCATGACAGGCATCCGGTCACCCTTCCTACAAGCTTCAACTGCTATTCCTACTCCACAATATCAAAACAGGATTAATCGTACGACTTCGTCTATGAAGCCATCTGAATTCATCCCCAGCGGTTGTACCAGTGATCCGGTCCCGCAGATAGGTGTGTGTACATCGCAGGGAAACGAAACTGGCTATCCTTGCTGA
- the LOC128175379 gene encoding palmitoyltransferase ZDHHC22-like isoform X1, which translates to MIQAFRILCRCRGTKVQTRLMALGSIFCMLYFLVVTFTVTALAWFEILPNLYPHKPDSITSHKIVISFVFMNAMGNCVLILGTDTSIHRLSQELKKKVLKTKEFKNCAVCHEAVPARTHHCYLCEACVLKRDHHCFFMTVCIGYFNHRYFVMFCFYMMVGTFYGMFLIVMYLKLLFNTTFYGPQTFITIIYDLVYGFLTEHYPNEKFLFLVILMYCSLTAGMIAASLWFWHVLLVISGQTTHEARRGIARHTGKSYYRNFVDIFGKYWILSVFVPAPLPMYYDPLFEDYQKRNNKKEHGECKHD; encoded by the coding sequence ATGATACAGGCGTTCAGAATACTGTGCCGATGTCGGGGGACCAAGGTTCAAACCCGCCTGATGGCGCTAGGCAGCATCTTTTGCATGCTGTATTTCCTGGTGGTGACTTTTACAGTGACGGCGCTTGCGTGGTTTGAGATCTTGCCAAACCTGTACCCACACAAACCGGACTCCATCACATCCCATAAAATTGTGATCTCTTTCGTCTTCATGAACGCCATGGGGAACTGTGTCCTTATTCTGGGAACGGATACGAGTATCCACCGACTAAGTCAAGAATTGAAGAAAAAAGTACTGAAGACCAAGGAATTCAAAAACTGCGCCGTGTGTCACGAAGCTGTTCCCGCCAGAACTCATCACTGCTATCTGTGCGAGGCTTGTGTTCTGAAGAGGGACCACCACTGCTTTTTCATGACCGTCTGTATAGGGTACTTTAACCACAGATACTTCGTGATGTTTTGTTTCTACATGATGGTGGGAACATTCTATGGCATGTTTCTGATTGTGATGTACCTGAAGTTGCTGTTCAACACGACATTTTATGGACCACAAACCTTCATTACAATTATATACGATTTAGTTTATGGATTCTTGACAGAACACTATCCCAACGAGAAGTTCTTGTTTCTGGTAATCTTGATGTATTGTTCGCTGACTGCTGGGATGATTGCAGCCTCGTTGTGGTTCTGGCACGTGCTCCTTGTGATTTCTGGGCAAACGACACACGAAGCAAGAAGGGGTATAGCCAGGCATACGGGGAAATCCTACTATAGAAACTTTGTCGACATATTTGGGAAGTACTGGATATTGTCTGTCTTTGTTCCAGCCCCATTACCAATGTACTATGACCCTTTGTTTGAGGATTACCAAAAACGCAATAACAAAAAAGAACATGGTGAATGTAAACACGATTAA